The following DNA comes from Shinella zoogloeoides.
AGGCCTTGACGTCGGCATTCGCCGTCTTCGACAGGGCTAGCTTGGCCGCCTCCACATCGATGACGCCGGCGGTGTAGGCGATATGGGCGATCTGCGGATCGGTCGGCTTGTCGTCCGCCATGGCGAAGGTGGAGGCAAGAGCAAGGCTTGCGGCGGCGACTGCGAGGGTGAAGGTCTTCATCGGGGTCTCCTTGGCGCCGGTGATGGCCGGCGCCTGTTTCGGTTCACGCGGCATTGGATGCCGGCCCACCGAGGAGGTTCCCGTTATTTTTCAAGTCCGAGTTTTTCGATGACGGCCTCCGTCAGCCGGTCGCAGCGCGTGCCGGCGAAAGGAAAGGCATCGACGAGCACGGGGCCGATCTGTTCCTCCAGACGCGTGCGGATCAGCTTGCGGGCGCGATGCAGCCGCGTCTTGACGGTCGCAGGCGGCAGGTCCAGTACCGCCGCTGTCTCCTCGACGCTGAGGCCCTCGATGACGCGTGCGACAAAGACGAGGCGGAAGGTATCGGGAAGCGCGTTGGTCGCCTCCTCGACAAGGTGGAGAAGCTGTCGCTGGGCCATGGCGCGCTCGGGATCGATGGAGATGGCGGAGGAATGCGGGAAGGGAATGATTTCGGCCTCGCCCGCACCGGACGGCGGGGCGGTCCGCTTCAGTCGTTTCTGCGCCCGCTGCCGCATGAAGGCGGCATTGAGGGCGATGCGCGACAGCCAGGTCGACAGGGAAGAATCGCCCTGGAACGTGGCGAGGCCGGCGAAGGCGCGAAGATAGGCTTCCTGCAGCACGTCCTCGGCATCCGCGTTGCTGCGGACGACGGCGCGCACGAGGCGGTAGAGGCGCTGGTTGTGCGTCTTGATGATCTGGCGCACGGCGTCCGCATCGCCCGCAACGGCGCGGCGGATGAGGTCGGTTTCCTGCAGGACGGGTGAGAGGTTCTGGACGGTCGGCATCGGCATGCTCCTTTCGGGACCCTATTGGATGCCGCCGCTGCCGGAAGGTTCCCGCCCGTTACACCATCCCCTATCGCACCGCCCTGTAGCTGTGCCACGTGCCGTGGCCGAGCAGGGGGAAGATGACGATGAGGCCGACAAGGCCCGTCGCGATGCCGATGAGCGTGAGGATGAGCACGATGCCGCCCCAGGTCAGCATGACCGGCAGGTTGCGGAAGACGAGCGAGATGCTGGTGCCCATGGCGGTGAAGGCGTCCGTTTTCTCGGCCAGCAGCATCGGAATGGCGAAGGTGCTGATGGCGAAGGAGAAGGCGGCAAAAAGCCCACCGACGGCGGTACCGACGACCAGCATGCCCAGTCCCTCGGGCGTCCCGAACAGCATGGCGACGACGTGGTCGAGGCCGGGGAAGGGGCGCAGCCCCACGAAGAGCGCATAGATGATAACGGCGGCGCGCATCCAGACCAGCATGAGCAGGCAGAGGATCGCGCCGGTATACCAGACCTGCCCGCCCGACTCGGCCTTCACGAAGATCATGCGTGACAGGCTGGTAGGGGTGCCTTCCTCGAGGTCCCGGCTCTTGCGGTAGAGACCGATGGCCATCAGCGGGCCGACGACCATGAAGCCGGCCAGCGCCGGGAAGAGAATATAGTCCAGCTCCATGTGGAAGAGGCACCAGACCACCGCCACCGAGATGAGGAAGACGGCAAAGCCGTAGAGGAGGCTCGGCAGCGGATTGCGCCAGAGGTCGCGCCAGCCGGCGGAAAGCCAGCCGAAGGCGGCGCCCGCCGGCAGGTGGCGGCGGCGCTGCTCGGCGAGCGGCACGGGGGCGTTAGCCGTCTTTTCAGTCGTTCCCATGAGTTCCTCCTCCGGTCAGCAGGACGGCCGGGCGGCGCGGTACGCGCCGTCATGGCCTTCCGTCTTGAGGTGCTCCACGCAGTCAGGCTGCGAGGAAAGCGCGACATGCACGAGATGCGCATTCGCCCCGATGAAGATGAGCGCGCCCGCCCCGACGATGAGGAACGAAACGAGCCGCCAGTTGAGGCGCGGCCTGCCGGCGAGTGCGGTCATGGCGCCTTCTCCCCGAGCGTGCCGACATAGAGCGCCAGCAGCTTGATATCGACCGGCGGAAGGCGGCCTTCCCAATGGGGCATGTGGCCCTGCCGGCCGGAATAGATCGTGGTGAAGACGGATTGCGCGTCGCTGCCGTAGATCCATGCCGCGTCGGTGAGGTCGGGCGCGCCCGCGTCCGTGCTGCCGCGGGCATCCTCGCCGTGGCAGGCGACGCAATTGGCGGCGAAGACCTCCTGGCCCGCCGCGATGCGCGCCTTGTCGTTCTCGTCCATGGGCAGGTTCGAGAGCGAGCGCACATAGGCGGCGACCGCGCGGATCTGCTTGTCGTCGAGCACGCCGTCACGGCCGAAAGCCATCATCTGCGAAACGCGGGTCTCCTCGTTGGTGGAGTTGATGCCGATGCGGATCGTCTCGGCGATCGTCTCCGGGTCGCCGCCCCACAGTCGCGCCTTGGCGGCAAGATTCGGGAAGCCGGGGCCGCCGGTGCCGCGCGTGCCGTGGCAGACGGCGCAGTTGTCGATGAAGAGCGTGCGGCCTGTCTCCTGCACATGGGCCATCAGCGCCGGGTCGGCGGCGATGTCCTCGAGGCTCGCCTCGGCGATGCGGCCGGTCCAGGCGGCGCGGGCCGCGGCGGCGTCCTCGACCTGTTTCGTCACCACGGCGCGCTGGTCGATGCCGAGCAGGCCCTTCGTGTAGGTGACGCCGAGCGGCCAGGCCGGCATCAGGATCCAGTAGCCGATGGCGAACAGCGTGGTGACGGTGAGGAAGAAGATGACGACGCGCGGAATGGGCGTCTCCAGCTCCTCGATGCCGTTCCACTCATGCCCGGTGGTAGTCCGCCCGGTGGCGGGATCGTGTCTTTCCGTCGCCATCGTCTATTCCTTCGGCCGGTCGTCTTTGTCGAGGATGCTGGTCTTGGCGCGGGTGAAGCGTTTCCGGTTGCCCGGCCACAGGGCATAGACCAGAACGCCCGCGGCCATGGCGATCAGGTAGAACAGGCCCCAGCTCTTGGCGAAGGCGACGATGCTGTCGTGATCGGTCTCCATGCTACTCCTCCTTCGCTGCGGTTTCCTGGTGCGCGGCCTGCGTGAGCTGGCCGACGATCTGGAGATAGGCGACGAGCGCGTCCATCTCCGTCAGGAGGCCCGGATTGCCGTCGAAGACGCGCACATTCGTCGCCTCGCCGTAGCGCTCGCTGACGCCGGAAGCCTCCGCGCCGTCCGGGTTCGCCTGGCCGCGGGCATCGGCGGTGGCGTTCTCGATCATCGCGTCCGTATAGGGCACGCCGACGGCGCGCTGGGCGGCGAGGTGCTCGCCGAGATCGTCGATCCTCAGCGCGTTGCGCTTCAGCCAGCCGTAGCGCGGCATCACCGATTCCGGCACCACGTCGCGCGGGTTCATCAGGTGGGCGACGTGCCATGCGTCGGAATACTTGCCGCCGAGGCGGGCAAGGTCCGGCCCGGTGCGCTTGGAACCCCAGAGCATCGGGTGGTCGTATTTCGATTCCACGGCGAGTGAGTAGGGACCGTAGCGCTCCACCTCGTCGCGCAGCGTGCGGATCATCTGCGAATGGCAGGCATAGCAGCCCTCGCGGAGATAGATGTTGCGGCCGGCAAGCTCCAGCGGCGTGTAGAGCCGCATGTCCGGCGCGTCCTCCACCGTCTCGTGGATGGTGAAGAGCGGGGCGATCTCGACGATGCCGCCGATGGAGGCGACGCCGACGATGGCGAGCACGAAGCCGATGGCGTTGCGCTCGATCTTGCGGTGGAAGAATTCCTTCATGGTCATTCTCCCGCCTGTGCCGCGCCGGCCTGTCCATAGAGCGGTACGTCGCCGGAAGCTTCCGTCTTGCGGGCGTGGCGCGCCATGCGGATCGTCATGCCGACATTGAAGGAGCAGACGACGGCACCGGTGAGGAACAGGAGGCCGCCGAAGGCGCGGGCGATATAGTAGGGATGCATGGCGACGAGACTGTCGATGAAGGAATAGGCGAGCGTGCCGCTGTCGTTATAGGTGCGCCACATCAGGCCCTGGATGATGCCCGAATTCCACATGGAGAAGACGTAGACGACGGTGCCGGCCAGCGCGAGCCAGAAATGCACCTCGATCAGCTTGGGCGAATACATGCGTTCCGTCTTCCACATCCAGGGCACGAGGGCGTAGAGCGAGCCGAAGGTGATCATCGCCACCCAGCCGAGCGCGCCGGCATGGACATGGCCGACCGTCCAGTCGGTGTAGTGCGACAGCGAGTTGACGGCGCGGATCGCCATGAACGAGCCTTCGAAGGTGGAGAGGCCGTAGAACACGGCGGCGACCATCATGAAGCGCAGCGTCGCGTCGTCGCGCACCTTGTTCCAGGCGCCGTTCAGCGTCGCCAGCGCGTTGCCGGCGGAAGCCCAGGAGGGCACGAGGAGCACGATGGAGAAGGTCATGCCGAGGGTCTGCACCCATTGCGGCAGGGCGGTGTAGTGCAGGTGGTGCGCGCCCGCCCACATATACATGAAGGTGATGCCCCAGAAGCTGATGATGGAGAGCCGGTAGGAGAAGATCGGCCGCTCGGCGCGCTTGGGCAGGTAATAGTACATCATGCCGAGGAAGCCGGCCGTCAGGAAGAAGGCGACGGCGTTGTGGCCGTACCACCATTGCGTCATGGCGTCCTGCACGCCGGCGAAGAGCGAATAGCTCTTGGCATGGCCGAAGGAGACCGGCACGGCGAGGTTGTTGACGATATGCAACACCGCGACGATCAGGATGAAGGCCATGTAGTACCAGTTCGCCACGTAGATATGCGGCTCCTTGCGGCGCTGGAGCGTGCGGATGTAGATCAGGAAATAGACGACCCAGACGATCACCAGCCAGATATCGGCATACCATTCCGGCTCGGCATATTCCTTGGACTGGGTGAGGCCGATCAGGTAGCCGGTGGCGGCGACGAGACAGAAGAGATTGTAGCCGATCAGCACGAACCACGGGCTGAACTGGTCCGGCAGCCGCGCGCGACAGGTGCGCTGGAGGACGTGGAAGGAAGTGGCGATGAGCGCATTGCCGCCGAAGCCGAAGATGACGCCGGACGTGTGCACGGGCCGCAGCCGGCCGAAGCTCGCCCAGGCCGAATCGACGAAGGTCAGCTCCGGCCAGGCCAGCAGCGCGGCCACCCAGACGCCGACGAACATGCCGACGACCGCCCAGGCGAGCGAGAGGACGATGCCGACCCGCGTCGGGTCGTCGTAATATTCCGAGAGCCGGCTTTCCGGCGGTTCGGGAGCAAACAGCGCGGAGAGCACGGCAAAACCGAGGCCGACGCTGAAGGCGAGCACGATATAGCCGTGCACGGCGAGCGGATCGCCCTGGCCGCCCACCGCCATGGCAAGTCCCGTCAGGGCGAGCGCGCCGAGCACGAAGAGGGCGAGGTGCCGCTCCGAAACCGTCAATCCCGATATCATCGATATCCCCTTCGTCTCACGCCGCCACGGCATCGATGCCGAGCAGCGGGCCGAGCGCGGCCCTGTTGCGGACAATATCTTCAAGCGTGTATTTGTCGAGCACCGCAAGGAATGCGGAAAGCGCCTCGTGCAGCACGCCTTTCAGCCGGCAGGCCGGCGAGATCGCGCAGGGCCGCCCCCCGGCTTGCATGCATTCGGCCAGGCAGAATTCCTCCTCGGTCGCCCGCACCAGTGCGCCGATGGCTATCGTGCTCGGAGCCTTGGCCAGCCGGATGCCGCCCGCCCGGCCTCGTGCCGTCTCCACGACGCCGAGGTCGCGCAGGGTCTGCGCCACTTTCAGGAGATGGTTGCGGGAAAGCCCGTAGGCCTCCGCCACATCGTTGGCGGTGCATATGCCGCCCGGCCGCGTGGCCACGTAGATCAGCATGCGCAGGGCGTAGTCCGTGTGAAGCGTCATCCGCATGCCGGTGTCTCTCGCAAGGCCTTAAAAAGGTATTATGGATACCACTTTTAGTGCAAGCCGTATCCGACGGAAAGTGCAATAGCGTCGCAGGCTCTTGCACGGGATGGGCTGCATGCCGCGCGAAATCCGTTATTTTGCTCCGGTCTGATTCGAACGAAAGAGAAGAGCGATGCGCGCGACACTGAACGAGCTTGCAACGAACCTCGCCACGGGCAAGGTCACGGCCTCGTATCTCATCGAGGATGCGCTGGCGCGCATCGCCGACGAAGCCGGGGAGGGTGCGCGCGCTTTCCTCAAGGTCCATGCGGGCAAGGCGCGCACCGCCGCAAGGGCGGCCGACGACCTGCGCGGGGCGGGCCTTGCGCCCTCGCGCTTCGCCGGCATTCCGATCGCGGTGAAGGATCTCTTCGACCTTGCGGGCGAGGCGACGCCCGCCGGCTCGATAGCACTGGTCGATGCACCGCCCGCCGGCACCGATGCTGTCGCCGTCGCGCGCCTCAAGGCCGCCGGCTTCATTGTCGTCGGCCGCAACAACATGACCGAGTTCGCCTTTTCCGGCGTTGGCATCAACCCGCATTACGGCACGCCCGCCAACCCCTATGACCGTGCCACCGGCCGCATTCCCGGCGGTTCATCCTCGGGCGCGGCCGTCAGCGTGGCGGACGGCATGGTTGCCGCCGCCATCGGCTCCGATACCGGTGGCTCCTGCCGGATTCCCGCCGCGCTTTGCGGCGTCGTCGGCTACAAGCCGACCGCCAGCACCGTGCCGCTTGACGGGGCGCTGCCGCTCTCCTTCACGCTTGATTCCATCGGCCCGCTGGCGGGCAGCGTCGATTGCTGCGCCAGCCTGCATGAGATTCTCAGCGGCGCTTCGCTCGCCAGCGCGGGGGAGCGCCCCGTCGCCGGTCTCAGGATCGCCGTGCCGCAGTCGGTCGTCTTCGACGGCATTGAGCCGTATGTGGCGCGGACCTTCGAGGCGGCGCTCGCGCGTCTTGCCGATGCCGGCGCACTTGTCACGGAAATTCCGCTGAAGGAATTCGAGATGGTCGGCCGCATCAATGCCAAGGGCGGGTTCCCTGCACCCGAGGCGCTGTCATGGCATCGCGACCTGCTGGAGACGCATGGCGAGCAATATGACCAGCGTGTGCGCGCCCGCATCCTGCGCGCCCACGAGCAGACGGCGGCGGACTATATCGACATGCTGCATCTGCGCCGCGCCTATATCGCGCAGACGAACCGGGCCATCGCGCCCTATGACGTCCTTGCCATGCCGACCGTACCGATGGTCGCGCCGGCCATCGGCATGCTGGAGGCCGACAACGACCTCTTCGTGAAGACCAACCTGACGCTGCTGCGCAACCCGACGCTCATCAACATGCTGGACGGCTGCGCCATCTCGCTGCCGGTGCAGGACGAAGGTGAAGCGCCGGTCGGCCTGATGCTGGCGGCGAGCGGCGGGCGCGACGCGGCGCTGTTCGCGGCGGCGCGGGCGGTGGAGGCGGCGCTGCGGCGGTAAAGGGCTGCGCCGGTAAAGGGCTGCGCCGGCCGCTTTGCCGGGCCTGGCATTTGGCGGCGGCGCGAATCGTGCGATGCAGGGTAGAGGAACGTGAAAAGAGGGGGACGTCATGCTCGCAAAGCTGTTGTCGGCAAGCCGCTACATGATGGTTCTGCCCGTGATCGGCACGCTGATCGGTTCGCTTGCCCTGATCATCTATGAGCTTGCGGTGATGGGCCACGCCGTCGTCATCGCCGTGCGGAATGCGGAGCTTTCGCCCAAGGCCGCCAAGATTTTCGCCGTCGGCATCATCGAGAGCGTCGATGTGTTCCTCATCGCCATTGCCGTCTACATCATCAGCATCGGCCTCTATGCACTCTTCGTCGACGAGACCGTGGAGCGCCCGCGCTGGCTTCAGTTGAAGGATCTGGAAGACCTGAAGGCGCACCTCGTCAGCGTCGTCATCGCGGTCCTGGCCGTTCTCTTCCTGCGCGAGGCGGTCGCCTGGGACGGATCGAGGGCCATCCTCGAACTTGGCGTCGCCGTCGCGGCCACCATCGGGGCGCTCGCGCTGTTTCTCAGAACGAAGAAAGGCGGTTCCTGACCGCCGTGTAGAGGCGGAGCGGCTGGAATGCCGCCCGCTCAAATATGGACGTTACGCGCACGGACTGGTTCTTACGTTAAGAGAAAACCGCGAGCAGGGCCGTTCAATCAATCGTGGCCGTGATGGTGGTGCCCATGCTCATGGTCTCCGTGGTCATGCCCACCATGGCCGTGTCCATGTCCGTGCGTGGAGCCGTGATAGGCGCCGCGCAACGGATGGAACGGTTCCGATATCTCGCGCACGCCGGCGCCGAGGCCGATCAGCATGTCCCGGATGACGTGGTCACGCAGGATGACGATACGCGCGGCCTCGATCTGTGCTGGCAGGTGGCGGTTGCCCAGATGCCAGGCGAGTTCCAGGAGGTGCAGGCCGTTTCTCGGCGTCACCTCGTAGAGCGCTTCCTCGGCGGCGATCACCTCGATCGTTTCGCCCGTCTCCGTCAGCAGGAGGTCGCCATGGGCGAGTTGCACCGGTTCCTTCAGGTCCAGCATGACGACATCGTCATGCTGGGTATGCAGGAGCTTGCGGCGCACGTGGCGCTGGTCGTGCGCCAGCACGACGATATCGATGGACATGCGACCTGCACCGCCGTCATGGGGCAGGATTTGCGTGGAGCGATGGGGCAAGGACGGGTTCCTTCGGATGGGGCTATTCCGCCGGGGGCGGGGGTGTCAGGGCCTTGAACGATCCCGCTCCCAGCAGCATGAGCCAGGTGACGAGGACGAAACTGGAGGTCAGCACCGGCATGCTGATCGGCGTCAGGAAGATGGCGATGGAAGCCCAGAGCCAACTCGATATGACGGCGCCGAAGACGGCGTAGAGGAAGCTCTGCCAGGTCAGCGCGAGGAACACGCCGCCGAGCGCCATGGCCGTCAGCGCCGAATTATAGCCGAAGAGGCCGTCGCGAACCGCGCCTTCCGGGCCGCCGTAGATGGCCGCGATAGCCGTGCCGACGATGGCCCCGATGAGGCCCATGAGGGCGCCGGCGCGCGAATTGATGGCGATGCCGACGAGGATGAGATAGCCGGTGATCCAGTTGTCCTGGAAGAAGATCTGGCCGATGGACGTGCCGATGCCCTCGTACCAGGTCGCTACGACATAGGGCACCGCGTCGGAGAACTGCTCCGGCGAGATCGGCTTGGCCATGGGACCGGCATCGATGGCGTCGAATTTGAGGACCGCGAAGAGGAACAGCCAGCCGACGAGCACGAAAGGTGCAGTCAGCGCCGCCGTCTTGTAGGGCGCAAGGACATTGGCGATGCTGGCGAAGGCCATGCTGCTGAACGCCGCGCCGCAGATGAGGTAGACGAGCATGGCCGGCGACGGCACGGCGCCCGTGCGGAAATTCTCGCTGGTGAAGGCGATGAGCGCAAGGCCGACCAGCACGCCGTTGAAGCCGAACAGGCCATCGCGGATGAGCGCCCTGTCGGCCTTCAGGATCACGGCCGTTCCGGTGGCCGCAACCACGCCGATGACGCAGATCGCCGCATAGATCCACGAATTGAAGGCCAGCGCGCCCAGGATCACCAGCCCGGAGATCGGATTGTTCTGGAACACGACCTGGCCGATGCCGCGCAACGACCAGTCGACGAAGGAAAGGGAGGGATGGTCTTGGAAACGGTTCGTCTGCATGCGCCGCGCTCTCGCTCGAAGGGAGGTAACCGGGCGCCTGGCGGCGCCCGGGGCGTTTGCAAAGGGGTCAGAACAGGAAGTAGCGCTGCGCCATCGGCAGCACGTCCGCCGGCTCGCAGGTGATCAACTCGCCGTCGACGCGGACGTTGTAGTTCTGCGGGTCGACTTCCAGCTTCGGCGTGCGGTTGTTGTGGATCATGTCCTTCTTGCGCACCGTGCGCGTGCCCTTGACGGCGGAGAGCTGCTTGGTGAGCTTCAGCTTCTCGCCGATTCCGTCGTCGAGCGCCGCCTGCGAGACGAAGGTCACGCCGGTCGAGCCGATCGCCCGGCCAAGCACGCCGTACATCGGCCGGTAATGCACCGGCTGCGGTGTGGAGATCGATGCGTTCGGATCGCCCATCGGGGCCATCGCGATCATGCCGCCGATCATCACGAGCTGCGGCTTGACGCCGAAGAAGGCGGGTTTCCACAGCACGAGGTCTGCCCGCTTGCCGACCTGGATCGAGCCGATCTCATGGGCGAAGCCATGGGTCAGGGCGGGATTGATCGTGTACTTGGCGACGTAGCGCTTGACGCGGAAGTTGTCGTTGCGGCTGCTGTCTTCCGGCAGCGGGCCGCGCTGGACCTTCATCTTGTGGGCGGTCTGCCAGCAGCGCGTCGTCGTCTCGCCGATGCGGCCCATGGCCTGCGAGTCCGACGACATCATCGAGAAGACGCCGAGATCGTGCAGGATGTCTTCCGCGGCGATGGTTTCGCGGCGGATGCGCGATTCGGCGAAGGCGACGTCCTCCGGGATCTGCGGGCTGAGATGGTGGCAGACCATCAGCATGTCGAGATGTTCGTCGACGGTGTTGATGGTGTAGGGGCGCGTCGGGTTGGTCGAGGCGGGCAGGATGTTCTCTTCCCCGGCCGCCGTGATGATGTCGGGGGCGTGGCCGCCGCCGGCGCCCTCGGTGTGGAAGCTGTGGATCGTGCGGCCCTTCATGGCGGCGAAGGTGTCGCGCACGAAGCCGCTCTCGTTGAGCGTGTCGGAGTGCAGCGCGACCTGGATGTCCATCTCGTCGGCGACGGTCAGGCAGTTGTCGATGGCCGCGGGGGTGGTGCCCCAGTCCTCGTGCAACTTCAGGCCGACGGCACCCGCGCGGACCTGCTCGCGCAGGGGATCCGGCTGGCTGACATTGCCCTTGCCGAGCAGGCCGACATTGATCGGCAGCGCCTCGATGGCCTCCAGCATCCGGTGGATGGCCCAGGGGCCGGCCGTTACTGTCGTCGCCAGCGTGCCGACGGTCGGACCCATGCCGCCGCCCACAAGCGTCGTCGTGCCGCTCGACAGGGCCTCCTCGGCCTGCTGCGGCGCGATGAAGTGGATATGCGTGTCGATGCCGCCGGCCGTGATGATCTTGCCTTCGCCGGCGATGATGTCCGTGCCGCCGCCGATGACGATGTTGACGCCGGGCTGGATATCCGGGTTGCCGGCCTTGCCGATGCCGGTGATGCGGCCGTTCTTGATGCCGATGTCGGCTTTGACGATGCCCCAGTGGTCGAGGATGATGACATTGGTGATGACCACGTCGGCGACTTCGGACGCCGGGCGCTGGCTCTGGCCCATGCCGTCGCGGATGACCTTGCCGCCGCCGAAGGTGACCTCTTCGCCATAGACGGTGCGGTCTTCCTCGATCTCGATGATGAGTTCCGTGTCGGCCAGCCGAAGGCGGTCACCCTTGGTGGGGCCGTAGAGGTCGGAATAGGCCTGTCTAGTGATCGTTGTCATCCGTGCCTCCTACAGCTTGCCCATGACCTTGGCGTTGAAGCCGTAAACCTCGCGCTTGCCGTCAAGCGCCACGAGTTCCACGGTGCGTTCCTGACCCGGCTCGAAACGGACCGCCGTTCCCGCGGGAATGTTGAGGCGGAAGCCGCGCGTGGCGTCCCGGTCGAACAGCAACGCCGTGTTCGTTTCGTAGAAATGGTAGTGCGAGCCGACCTGGATGGGGCGGTCGCCCGAATTGGCGACGTCGACCTTGATCGTCTGCCGTCCCTTGTTCAGCTCGATGGAGCCATCCTCGATAAAGTATTCGCCCGGAATCATGACGGTCTCCTTACGGGACAGGGTTGTGAACGGTGACGAGCTTCGTGCCGTCCGGGAACGTCGCCTCGACCTGGATGTCGTGGATCATTTCCGGAACGCCCTCCATCACGTCGTCGCGCGTCAGAAGCGTCGCGCCGTAGGACATCAGGTCGGCGACCGTCCGTCCCTCGCGCGCGCCTTCCAGGATCGCGGCCGAGATATAGGCCACGACTTCAGGATAATTCAGCTTCAGGCCACGCGCCTTGCGGCGTTCGGCCAGAAGACCTGCCGTGAACAGCAGAAGCTTGTCTTTCTCTCGCGGTAGAAGTTCCATACCTCGATCCTCTTCGTTTTTTTAAATTCACGTTGCCCAGACGCGCGGCGCGACTGCCTTTTTCCGCAGGCCGTGTTCGCGCAGGATGCTCCACGCCTGGAGAAAGAGCGCCTTGCCCTCCGACATGCGCTCTCCAAGGTAGCGGCAGACGATGACCCGCTCGAGCTGGCTTGCGGAAAAGACCCCGCTGGCCGCTTCGCCGAGGCCCTCGCGGATGCGCTCCACGGTGTCGTCCAGCATGGGGCCGGCATAGACCATCGTTCCGGCGATCGGATGCCCCGCGAAGGCGAAGGGCGCGTCGAGCACGTCGGGCGCGCTGGAGAAGGCGACCTGCTCGAACCAGATGGGCTCGTCCCCCCGGAAGATCTCGACGCGCTGGCGAAGCCGGCCTGCGAGGAACCGTTCTTTGGCGGCCGGGCGGCCGAGGCTCACGAAATCCCAGCCGATATAGGCCGAATCCTCGGCGAGCGTGACGCGCGTGATCACCGCCGCGTCCGCACCCTCGAACAGGATCGTCTCCTGCGGCAGGTTCTCGCATGTCGCGCCGGCGCCGACATCGATCACTGTGCGCTGCGTGCTGGTGCCCCGTTCGCTGCGATAGAATTTCGTCGCGCCGGGCGTCGTGAGCACGGCGCGCGCCTCGGGCGCTATGTGGCAGGTGATTTCGAGATTGTCGCCGCCCGCCACGCCGCCCGGCGGATGCAGGAGGTAGACATGGGCCGAACCATCGGCCTCGGGATGGAAGGCGCGCTGCACCGCAAGCGGGCCGCAATGGCGGCGGCGTACAAGACGGGTCTTGCCGTGCGCATTGGCAAACCAAAGCTCAAGCTCGGCGTGCCATCCCCCACTCGACATGCGCTGAATCCCCCAAAATTATTCGCGGTTCGTTCTTATTCAAATTTGATATATGTTATTCAGAACAAAACGCTTTTTATCTATTGTTCCTTGAACAGTAGCTCGACAAGGGTATAGATTCAAGGTTCAAATGCGAGGCGGCGGCGCGGTGCCGTTCCCAGGCTTATCGAGGCACGAATATGGCATCAGCGAATGGTCCCCTGCGCGTCGGAATCGGCGGTCCGGTCGGGTCGGGCAAGACCACCCTTACGGAAAAACTCTGCAAGGCGCTGCGGGATCGGTATTCGATCGCGGTGATCACCAACGACATCTATACGCAGGAGGATGCGCTCATCCTGGCGCGCCTGCAGGCCCTTTCGGAAGACCGGATCATGGGGGTGGAGACCGGTGGCTGCCCGCATACCGCCATCCGCGAGGACGCCTCGATCAATCTTCAGGCCATCGCCGAGATGAACCGGAAATTTCCGGACCTCGACATCGTCTTCATCGAATCGGGCGGCGACAACCTGGCAGCCACCTTCTCACCCGATCTCGCCGACCTGACGCTCTATGTCATCTCGGTGTGCCAGGGTGAGGAGATTCCCCGCAAGGGCGGCCCGGGCATCACGCGGTCCGACTTCCTCGTCATCAACAAGTCCGACCTTGCGCCGCATGTGAACGTGAACCTCGATGTCATGCAGGCTGACGCGACCCGCATGCGGGACGGGCGCCCCTTCGGCTTCACGGACCTGCAGCGTGGCAAGGGGCTGGATGCGGTGATCGACTATATCGTCTCGCATGGCGGCCTCGATATGGTTGAGGCTCCCGCTCAGGCGCGCGGCTAAGGCGTTACCGGGTGCGACGAC
Coding sequences within:
- a CDS encoding cbb3-type cytochrome c oxidase subunit 3, with protein sequence METDHDSIVAFAKSWGLFYLIAMAAGVLVYALWPGNRKRFTRAKTSILDKDDRPKE
- a CDS encoding RNA polymerase sigma factor, whose amino-acid sequence is MPTVQNLSPVLQETDLIRRAVAGDADAVRQIIKTHNQRLYRLVRAVVRSNADAEDVLQEAYLRAFAGLATFQGDSSLSTWLSRIALNAAFMRQRAQKRLKRTAPPSGAGEAEIIPFPHSSAISIDPERAMAQRQLLHLVEEATNALPDTFRLVFVARVIEGLSVEETAAVLDLPPATVKTRLHRARKLIRTRLEEQIGPVLVDAFPFAGTRCDRLTEAVIEKLGLEK
- a CDS encoding DUF2189 domain-containing protein; the protein is MGTTEKTANAPVPLAEQRRRHLPAGAAFGWLSAGWRDLWRNPLPSLLYGFAVFLISVAVVWCLFHMELDYILFPALAGFMVVGPLMAIGLYRKSRDLEEGTPTSLSRMIFVKAESGGQVWYTGAILCLLMLVWMRAAVIIYALFVGLRPFPGLDHVVAMLFGTPEGLGMLVVGTAVGGLFAAFSFAISTFAIPMLLAEKTDAFTAMGTSISLVFRNLPVMLTWGGIVLILTLIGIATGLVGLIVIFPLLGHGTWHSYRAVR
- the ccoO gene encoding cytochrome-c oxidase, cbb3-type subunit II, producing the protein MKEFFHRKIERNAIGFVLAIVGVASIGGIVEIAPLFTIHETVEDAPDMRLYTPLELAGRNIYLREGCYACHSQMIRTLRDEVERYGPYSLAVESKYDHPMLWGSKRTGPDLARLGGKYSDAWHVAHLMNPRDVVPESVMPRYGWLKRNALRIDDLGEHLAAQRAVGVPYTDAMIENATADARGQANPDGAEASGVSERYGEATNVRVFDGNPGLLTEMDALVAYLQIVGQLTQAAHQETAAKEE
- the ccoP gene encoding cytochrome-c oxidase, cbb3-type subunit III; this translates as MATERHDPATGRTTTGHEWNGIEELETPIPRVVIFFLTVTTLFAIGYWILMPAWPLGVTYTKGLLGIDQRAVVTKQVEDAAAARAAWTGRIAEASLEDIAADPALMAHVQETGRTLFIDNCAVCHGTRGTGGPGFPNLAAKARLWGGDPETIAETIRIGINSTNEETRVSQMMAFGRDGVLDDKQIRAVAAYVRSLSNLPMDENDKARIAAGQEVFAANCVACHGEDARGSTDAGAPDLTDAAWIYGSDAQSVFTTIYSGRQGHMPHWEGRLPPVDIKLLALYVGTLGEKAP
- a CDS encoding Rrf2 family transcriptional regulator → MRMTLHTDYALRMLIYVATRPGGICTANDVAEAYGLSRNHLLKVAQTLRDLGVVETARGRAGGIRLAKAPSTIAIGALVRATEEEFCLAECMQAGGRPCAISPACRLKGVLHEALSAFLAVLDKYTLEDIVRNRAALGPLLGIDAVAA
- the ccoN gene encoding cytochrome-c oxidase, cbb3-type subunit I, with product MISGLTVSERHLALFVLGALALTGLAMAVGGQGDPLAVHGYIVLAFSVGLGFAVLSALFAPEPPESRLSEYYDDPTRVGIVLSLAWAVVGMFVGVWVAALLAWPELTFVDSAWASFGRLRPVHTSGVIFGFGGNALIATSFHVLQRTCRARLPDQFSPWFVLIGYNLFCLVAATGYLIGLTQSKEYAEPEWYADIWLVIVWVVYFLIYIRTLQRRKEPHIYVANWYYMAFILIVAVLHIVNNLAVPVSFGHAKSYSLFAGVQDAMTQWWYGHNAVAFFLTAGFLGMMYYYLPKRAERPIFSYRLSIISFWGITFMYMWAGAHHLHYTALPQWVQTLGMTFSIVLLVPSWASAGNALATLNGAWNKVRDDATLRFMMVAAVFYGLSTFEGSFMAIRAVNSLSHYTDWTVGHVHAGALGWVAMITFGSLYALVPWMWKTERMYSPKLIEVHFWLALAGTVVYVFSMWNSGIIQGLMWRTYNDSGTLAYSFIDSLVAMHPYYIARAFGGLLFLTGAVVCSFNVGMTIRMARHARKTEASGDVPLYGQAGAAQAGE